AATATGGAAAGTCAAGTCCCCAATAGGGTAGCTTTGACCATCGATGGTTAAAGATTCTTTAAGCCCGTTAGGCCAGGGTGAAAACCAACGTGGTTCGTAGTGAATGCCATCATTGGCTAGGATTTGTTTAGCGTAAAAACCTTGAATCTTGCCATTTTGGATTAGGCAAGTGGTATTGTAAATTTTGTGGTTGTGAATAATCGGTAGGCCAACGGCAACGGCTATGTTTTCACAGAGAGGTACGATTTTTTGAAGTTGATTAATCGCTTCTTCTACTAGCCACTCACTTAAGAATAAATCTTGGCAACCATAGGCCGTGATACAGAGTTCAGGCAAACATAATATCCGAACATTTTGTTCTTGCGCTTCACGGATCGCCTTTTTTATGTTAGAAACATTATTGTCCCAGTCAATTGGAGTTTGGTTGAGGCAGGCGCCAGCGATTCGGATTTGGCTCATGTGAGGATTTGGGTAATTCTATTCAATTTTTAACACTTGGCATGACTTTTCAGCGGCATTCTGTTCAGCTTTTTTCTTACTTAGTCCATGGCCCACACTGATTTCTTTCTTGCCAACGTACACCTTCGCCTCGAATTTCTTAAAATGCTTTTGATTGTCTTGTTCTTCTACTTCAAATCGAAGGTCTTTGTTTTCTTTTTGAGACCATTCTATGATTTTACTTTTGAAGTTCGTGTTGTTGTTGATGATTTCATCCAGGTCGATATGCGGGATGATCAGCATTTTGAAGATAAATGCTTTGGTGGCTGCAAAACCTTTATCTAAATACACAGCTCCAACAAGCGCTTCTAGCGCATCTCCATAAATAGATTTGAATGATTGACCATTGGCTTTAAGCTGCCCATTGTATTTGATGACATCAGCTAAACCAATTTTTCTAGCCAATTGATTCAGGTGTTCCCGATTGACCATTCGCGATCTGACCTCAGTCAGAAATCCTTCATCCTTGAACGGGTATTTGTTGAATAGATATTCGGCTACAGCCATGCCTAAGACAGCATCGCCCAAGTATTCCAGCCGTTCATTAGACTCTAAAAATCCTTTGCGACTTTCTTGCGCAGCCGAACTGTGCCTCATCGCGAGGGCATAGAGTTTCAGGTTGGATGGATTAAATCCAATGATTCGTTTTAATAAAACGGCAAACTTCCGGTCTTTAGCGTTTCTGAATAACAGCAGCGGCTTTTAAATTAGTTTCACAAATTACCCTTCAAATTTACGGAAAATGATGGAAGTATTGTGGCCTCCAAAACCGAAGGTATTACTTAAAGCTACCTTAATGTCTCTTTTTTGGGATTTGTTAAACGTGAAATTCAACTTCGGATCGAATGCTTCGTCATCTGTAAAATGGTTGATCGTAGGAGGAACTTCTCCATTTTGAATAGCCATTACACAAGCAGCGGCCTCAATGGCTCCAGCAGCACCTAAAAGGTGACCAGTCATCGACTTGGTAGACGAAATGTTCAAGTTGTAGGCGTGATCCTTAAATACATTCTGGATCGCCATAGATTCACTCACATCTCCAAGAGGTGTAGAAGTACCATGAACATTGATGTAATCAACATCTTCTGGTTTCAAATTGGCATCTTTCAACGCATTAATCATTACGTTGGTAGCACCTATTCCCTCAGGGTGTGGGGCAGTCATGTGATAGGCATCAGCAGACATACCACTTCCGATCAATTCGGCATAAATTTTTGCGCCACGCGCCACCGCGTGATCATAATCCTCCAATATTAATGAAGCAGCACCTTCTCCCAATACAAATCCATTTCTGTCTTTGTCGAATGGTCTCGAAGCCGTTTCTGGAGAATCATTTCTTTCGGATAATGCTTTCAGTGCATTGAATCCGCCGACACCAGATTCGCAAACTGCAGCTTCTGATCCGCCGGTGATAAATACATCCGCCATTCCCAATCGAATGTAGTTGTATGAATCAATGATTGCATTGGTTCCTGAGGCACACGCACTTACAGTAGTGAAGTTTGGTCCTCTGAAGCCATACTTAATAGAAATCATACCAGGGGCAATATCAGCAATCATCTTCGGAATGAAGAATGGGTTATATCTTGGGGTACCATCTCCTCCAGCGAAGTTCATTACTTCATCTTGGAAAGTTTTCAATCCACCAATACCAGCACCCCATATCACACCAGCTCTGTTGCTGTCTAGTTTCTCTAGATCCAATCCAGAGTCTAAAACAGCTTCATCTGCTACGATGTGAGCAAATTGCGTGAAAAGGTCCATTTTACGAACTTCCTTGCGATCAAAGTGATCGTTGGGGTCGTAATTTTTCACTTCACATGCAAACTGGGTTTTGAATTTTTCCGCGTCGAAACGGGTGATAGGAGCAGCGCCGCTCACACCTTTAGAAAGTCCTTGCCAATATTCAGCGGCATTATTTCCTATAGGTGTGAGAGCTCCAATGCCGGTAACTACAACTCGCTTTAATTGCATATATGCTAGTTCCCTGTTTAGGTATGTTTAAATTACTTTGCGTTCGCTTCTAGGTATTCGATAGCTTGTCCTACAGTACCGATATTCTCAGCTTGATCGTCTGGAATAGAAATGTTGAATTCCTTTTCAAATTCCATAATCAATTCGACAGTGTCCAAAGAGTCAGCACCCAAGTCATTTGTGAAGCTAGCTTCGTTGCTTACTTCAGACTCTTCTACTCCTAACTTGTCGATAATAATTGATTTAACTTTTTGTGCTATATCAGACATTTTATTATTGTTTGGTTTAAAAATCTGTGCAAAGAAAGATATTTAAACTATTAATGCCAAACTAATTTTAGCAATCTGAAAAAGAGGTAATAACCGGGTGAAATTCCGCTATTTTTGGTGTTTTATTCAGGCTATTATTTACGCTATATAATAAGGTGTCTCAATGAATAGTGGATGATGTTAGTAAGTAAAGAGCATATATATAAATAATATGCGCTATTACGTGGTGCCAATATTGTTTTTATATAAATAATGTTGATATTTGCAGCTCGAAATTTTTTGTTAATCTAAAACTTAAGTAAAAATCGCTAAACAAAGATTCCAAAGGCGTGGCTTTAGAGGTCGTGTCGAAGAACCCTACAAAGTAAATGATCGGATTACTGCCAGAGAAGTTAGGGTAGTAGGTGAAAATGTAAAGGTCGATGTATATCCGACTTCGCAGGCCATTAACATGGCAAAAGATCAGGGGTTGGACTTAGTGGAGATATCGCCGAATGCTGATCCTCCAGTTTGTAAGATTACTGATTACTCAAAGTTTAAGTACGAGCAAAAGAAGAAACAAAAGGAGATCAAATCTAAAGCGCATAAAAGCGTTTTGAAGGAGATTAGGTTCGGACCTAATACTGATGATCATGATTTTAATTTTAAATTGAATCATGCCATTAAGTTTTTGAAGGAAGGAGCAAAAGTGAAAGCTTATGTTCATTTCGTAGGACGTACCATTGTGTTTAAAGATAGAGGGGAAATTTTGTTGTTGAAATTTGCTCAATCTCTCGAAGAACATGCTAAGGTGGAGCAGCTTCCTAAGTTGGAAGGAAAACGAATGTTTTTGATGCTTTCTCCTAAGGTTCAAAAGAAGAATTAATTTTTTTATCAATATATACAAATGCCAAAAGTTAAAACTAAAGCAGGAGCTAAGAAAAGGTTTAAGCTGACAGGATCTGGTAAAATCAAAAGAAAGCATGCTTTCAAAAGCCACATCTTGACTAAGAAAGAAACCAAGCAGAAGCGTAACTTGACTAAAATGGGCTTAGTCCACAAGTCAGATGAAGCTAATGTAAAAGACATGCTCAACATTTAATTCTGATTAGATCAGAATTAGGTTCAAATTTTCACCAGAGTATTGGTTCATAAGTATCTGACGGAAGTGAGATCGCCAATAATCAAAAAAGTTAAAAATTATGCCAAGATCGGTAAACACAGTAGCGAGTAGAGCTCGTAGGAAAAAGGTTCTGAAATTAGCCAAGGGTTATTTCGGAAGAAGAAAAAATGTATGGACGGTAGCTAAAAATGCCGTTGAAAAAGGTCTCACTTACGCATACAGAGACAGAAAAGTTAAGAAAAGAGAATTCAGAAAGTTGTGGATTCAAAGAATCAACGCTGGAGCAAGAGAGCACGGTTTGTCTTACTCTCAGTTCATGGGCAAGTTGTCTGCTTCTGAAATCGAATTGAACAGAAAAGTATTGGCTGATTTAGCAATGAATCACCCAGAAGCTTTCAAAGCAGTAATCGATCAGTTGAAATAAGCTGTATTACTGAATAGATATTGAGACCCTGACTCCGAAAGGACGTCAGGGTTTTTTTGTGCCTCTGTTGAACTAATTAATATGAATGTTGTCGTATTCGTGAGTTATTAGTTTATTTTGTCTTCAAAAATTTAAGAGCGATGAAAGCACTGACCTACCTGATGATATTTACCTTTTTGTTTTTTTCATGTAACGATGAGATTGACCCATTTGCGGGGGCTCCAAGTAGTGTTGAATACTTAGACATAAGTGATGGCCAGTATTTAGCTTTGAATGAGAAAGATTATCAATTGTACAAGTTTACTAAGGATGAAAAACAAGAGCTCTTCGCTCAAAGGGTCCAGTTCTTAGATGAAAACAAGGAGCCTATCGATTCTTTGTTTACTGATATTTACATAGAATCTATTAAACATATTTCTCCTGAATACTTGTGTATGTACGGAGGATTCACAATTGCATTAGATACTTCCAATTACCTGTTCTACAATAGTATATTGGTGAATAAATCAGATGGGAGGATTTATGATATGAGCGAAAATTTCCCAGATACATACTCGTCTTATTATTTAGGATCTGAATCTCTGCAAAAGGACAATGAGGGCAATCGATTTTTTACAAACGCACTTTTTTTAAATGACGCATCTCTAAAAAAACTTAGCGGACTAAATGATGGTCAATTGAGTCTGGAGACCTATGTGTCTTCAAGTCAAATTTTAGGACCAGATGGTATAAGAGGAGAGTTCTATATTTCACCTGAATCAAATTGCTTTTATTGGAATAATTCTGGGATGAAGATAAAAACTGCATCTAATGGAATAATTGTGGTAAACGAAACCTTTGAAGAGATTTTCTCATTTAATAACAAAACCTATGCATTTCATCATCAGTATTTTGATGATCCAGCACTAAACGATGTATATAATCTTGTAGAAGTAATTGTGAGGGGGGATACGTATGAGTTAAAGGAAATTGCTAAGCTAGATTATATGTTTAATCGGGAGTATGCATACTCTTATGAAAATGAAGGTTATGGCTATTTGCTTAGGTCATATTTAGATAATATAATTAGTGTTGGGATTGTTTTTGATG
The sequence above is drawn from the Reichenbachiella sp. genome and encodes:
- the rnc gene encoding ribonuclease III, yielding MLLFRNAKDRKFAVLLKRIIGFNPSNLKLYALAMRHSSAAQESRKGFLESNERLEYLGDAVLGMAVAEYLFNKYPFKDEGFLTEVRSRMVNREHLNQLARKIGLADVIKYNGQLKANGQSFKSIYGDALEALVGAVYLDKGFAATKAFIFKMLIIPHIDLDEIINNNTNFKSKIIEWSQKENKDLRFEVEEQDNQKHFKKFEAKVYVGKKEISVGHGLSKKKAEQNAAEKSCQVLKIE
- the fabF gene encoding beta-ketoacyl-ACP synthase II encodes the protein MQLKRVVVTGIGALTPIGNNAAEYWQGLSKGVSGAAPITRFDAEKFKTQFACEVKNYDPNDHFDRKEVRKMDLFTQFAHIVADEAVLDSGLDLEKLDSNRAGVIWGAGIGGLKTFQDEVMNFAGGDGTPRYNPFFIPKMIADIAPGMISIKYGFRGPNFTTVSACASGTNAIIDSYNYIRLGMADVFITGGSEAAVCESGVGGFNALKALSERNDSPETASRPFDKDRNGFVLGEGAASLILEDYDHAVARGAKIYAELIGSGMSADAYHMTAPHPEGIGATNVMINALKDANLKPEDVDYINVHGTSTPLGDVSESMAIQNVFKDHAYNLNISSTKSMTGHLLGAAGAIEAAACVMAIQNGEVPPTINHFTDDEAFDPKLNFTFNKSQKRDIKVALSNTFGFGGHNTSIIFRKFEG
- a CDS encoding acyl carrier protein, encoding MSDIAQKVKSIIIDKLGVEESEVSNEASFTNDLGADSLDTVELIMEFEKEFNISIPDDQAENIGTVGQAIEYLEANAK
- the infC gene encoding translation initiation factor IF-3; translated protein: MAKQRFQRRGFRGRVEEPYKVNDRITAREVRVVGENVKVDVYPTSQAINMAKDQGLDLVEISPNADPPVCKITDYSKFKYEQKKKQKEIKSKAHKSVLKEIRFGPNTDDHDFNFKLNHAIKFLKEGAKVKAYVHFVGRTIVFKDRGEILLLKFAQSLEEHAKVEQLPKLEGKRMFLMLSPKVQKKN
- the rpmI gene encoding 50S ribosomal protein L35: MPKVKTKAGAKKRFKLTGSGKIKRKHAFKSHILTKKETKQKRNLTKMGLVHKSDEANVKDMLNI
- the rplT gene encoding 50S ribosomal protein L20, translating into MPRSVNTVASRARRKKVLKLAKGYFGRRKNVWTVAKNAVEKGLTYAYRDRKVKKREFRKLWIQRINAGAREHGLSYSQFMGKLSASEIELNRKVLADLAMNHPEAFKAVIDQLK